acagtatggtacagtagctttcccagaagcctggttacagtatggtacagtagcttacccagaagcctggttacagtatggtacagtagctttcccagaagcctggttacagtatggtacagtagctttcccagaagcctggttacagtatggtacagtagctttCCCAGAAGCCTGGTGCAGCTCTGGGTTCAGCTCTGGGTGGAGCTCTGCATCCACCTTCCATATCAATCCTGGTTTCCCCAGACTCCCTGGGGGCGATGCCCTGATCAATAATAAAATTTTGCTCATGGGTGTTATAGCCCGCCTGTTCCAGGAAGTTACTCAATGAATGGCCACATATGATCATGACCAACTCCCTGCTGATGCAATAGGTGTTGACCGGGTCGAAGCTCTTCTGGTCCTCGTGCTGGGTCACATAGACCTTATCCACTATCCTGTCTGAACGCATACTGATGATGAGGCGGTCCATGTTTCTGTCATTTTTGGCACCAGTGTTCGACTTCCTGACATATTTAGGCAAGGATTTAGATGTTGGGAGGTAGAGGTTGCCCACGTCATAGAATGGGTACTTACTAAAAGGAAGCAGCCTCTTGCAGACATTGTTTTCACACTCACGTCTGTTCTGGAAGTGATGGAATCCAAAGTCGCCCTCTTTGGGGTTGTAATTTGCAACCATCTGGTTGTCATTTTTGATGACGATGTAATCGTTGGCGAACCAGAAAAGGAGCTTGAGTCCGTGCCTGGGTGAGGGACGACCAAACAAAGAATTTCTAAGCTCCTCCATATTGTTCAATGTTTGAACCATGGTAcccctgggggagggagagagagagagagagagagagagagagatgaataaagagtgagagagagagagagagagagagagagagagagagagagggggggagagagagagagaggggggggggaaacaGACATAATTAAACAATAATCATAGTGATAGACTTAAAACCTCTTGAAACTCTGGGGGCGCTATTTcctttttggataaaaaatgttcccgctttaaacgggatattttgtcacgacaagatgctcgactatgcatataattgacagctttggatagaaaacactaatgtttccaaaactgcaaagatattgtctgtgagtgcaacagaactgatgttacaggcgaaacccagataaaaatccaatcaggaagtgccccatattttgaaagcgctgcatgccaatgactcctctaCAGAATTGTGACGtatttttacgcatttatgttgaagaatagccgtaagggaccacattgagcaagtggtcacatgatggctcccgcagaaaatctcgcataaagtacagaggtagccattattccaatcgcttctaatgagaaaccaattgtcctggtggatatattatccaatagatatgtgaaaaagaCCTTAAGGATTGATTCTTTacttgtcttgatagatgtggagggttaactcccctagttgtcttgagagatgtggagggttaactcccctagttgtcttgagagatgtggagggttaactcccctagttgtcttgagagatgtggagggttaactcccctagttgtcttgagagatgtggagggttaactcccctagttgtcttgagagatgtggaggttTAACTCCCCTAGTTgtcttgagagatgtggagggttaactcctctagttgtcttgatagatgtggagggttaactcctctagttgtctttatagatgtggagggttaactcctctagttgtcttgatagatgtggagggttaactcctctaggtgtcttgatagatgtggagggttaactcctctaggtgtcttgagagatgtggagggttaactcctctaggTGTCTTGGTAGATGTGAAGGGataactcctctagttgtcttggtAGATGTGaagggttaactcctctagttgtctgatagatgtggag
The nucleotide sequence above comes from Oncorhynchus nerka isolate Pitt River unplaced genomic scaffold, Oner_Uvic_2.0 unplaced_scaffold_1339, whole genome shotgun sequence. Encoded proteins:
- the LOC115127614 gene encoding uncharacterized protein LOC115127614, whose translation is MVQTLNNMEELRNSLFGRPSPRHGLKLLFWFANDYIVIKNDNQMVANYNPKEGDFGFHHFQNRRECENNVCKRLLPFSKYPFYDVGNLYLPTSKSLPKYVRKSNTGAKNDRNMDRLIISMRSDRIVDKVYVTQHEDQKSFDPVNTYCISRELVMIICGHSLSNFLEQAGYNTHEQNFIIDQGIAPRESGETRIDMEGGCRAPPRAEPRAAPGFWESYCTIL